The genomic stretch acagacaacagacagactgGATTTAAAGATTTTGGTGCTAAAAGGTTTAGAGCaacaaaaatccaaaaacaccAAATAGCATGATGATATTTTGAGAGGTCAGACTTACTCTCTAGGAACTCGATGTGCATGTCTTCTCTGTAGACGGAGATACCATTGAAGCCATGTGTCGGCTTAGTGTCCTCCTCCAGGCAGCCGCCGGTGGCCAAACAGTGCAGCAGGCTGGACTTACCGGCTCCATCCAGGCCCAGAAACAGCACCCGTGCCCCACCTGACACCACAGGCCTGGGCTGCAGCACACAGACACCAGTAAACATGCACATCAGATATGGTGCAAGAGAGCAAACTGCAAACTGGATATCTCAACTTTTGGATAACTGATCTCTTCATAGTATATTTTAATGATTGTAGCTGTATAAACTGCTGCTTCAACTGAGCCCTGCTGCATACTTCTTTAACTTTCAATAATTATGAATTAACTTAATGGTGCAGGACAGCCTAAATTTAAATTGCTTTATTCTTCCTACACTGTAAAGGAAAGGCATACAGGTGAGAGCTGTGTAGCTCTTCAATAAACTGCTGACTGTATGTTATATGTCTGCATGGACAGCAATAAGCTAATAGTCTATAATGTATTAACTCAAAGATGAAGACCTTTAATTATAtttgctgtacagactgaagagaaaatactgtactgagATAcactgccatgttgcactgccatgtttctacagtagcctagaatggacaaaccaaacactggctctaaagaggGTCTTTCacgttttttgtgagttttgcagccaccgtaggttttcctacatgcttggaaggggaggggtacGCATTTGGTTGCAGTCTACAACTTCAccattagatgccactaaatcctacacactggtcctttaagacatataaaaatactctgcttggaacaatgtttgtctgatatgatttttcctcaaaaacaaatacacaaaaatgtacaattaccactttaaaatccttaaatgacatctcctctttcttcctcattaaaaatttcagaatctatgaatatgcaaatatatttcatctctgGATGagaagatgtctcctacttcaatGTAAAGTTCATGTTCAGTGTATGTGCaatggaggcttcaagtttccacatcacacttgtgtaagttgaatatttaattggcttccaaactagttgtgatgttaAAAATCATGCTTGTAGACCTGCTCCTTacactcagatttaaggtgagcacagagaaactttacaATTTTAGCAGCTGAGTGTGAACAATGTGCACAGTGAAGTTCAtccaagtgaaggaacaagaagaaaaacataattttaaactTGACTTAActtcaataaatgaaaaagaaaagaacctGTTTTAACTTGTAGATCTCAGTGGAAGCTGGGATTATCAGGGCTTTTGAAAGTATTATGACTTTTATACccaaaaaacaaggaaaaaattGTGATGACGATCATGTGATATGACTGAAAGCTAAGACTAAATAGACCatgaggtgagattgttttatcAACAGTTATTTTCAAGGTCAAGCTGAACTTCCCATCTAACTATTTAGTTTggttaataaatataaatataaataaattcataagttaataaatataaatccaCTGAGCATGGAGCATCGgtgctgttgctatggttaccagCAGTGATCTAACGCTAGCTCGTGCGGCAGTTACAGCAGTGACTGAAGAACTTTAACGGTCAAAATGGCGAATTTACAGTTATCGAGTTAACGTTTCACCATCAATAACAAAAGCTCTTCCAACCGGAGGTCTGTCCTCTTCATCTCCGGAATTTTGACCGTCTGGTCCCAGCCGCCGCCCcatctcacagtcttcctcCCGGGAGGAGGACACAGAGTCCCAGATAAGATAGGCGAGTCCGCCGGCTAGAGCGACGGAGGCGCCGAGGACCCCGGCTCTGCTCCAACCAGACATTTAGTCTTTTAACCTGCTGTGTTTCCTTTAAAAAAGAGTTTTAGTGGAGGTTTAACGTTGTATCCACATCCTACTATTAATTCACTATGACACGTGCGTCTCATTGACAACcttattcaaataaaaacactaatttGCACTTTGTAAGATGTAACTGTATACATAGCCTACtgaaagatcccctccagacatgttttaacgCGTAGCCTATATATAATACTCTACTAGGAATaatcatttgtgtctgatataatttttctacaaaaaagttCAGctgtcttgttaaaatcctttaaatgaCATAATTCTCACTCAATAAAAATTccaggcttcaagtttccacatcacaccagTTGAATATCAGACCAAAATTGGCTCCTAATTTATGAAGGGTGGAAGTAACAAATTACATGACTAATTAATGAATTACAACAATGGAGGTGATGAAAATGCATGGGAATTAAAAGAGGGGTAAAAATGGATGTGAAATTGGAAATAGAAGTGATAAATTATCAATTGATTTGATTCTTTTAAAGCCAATTTGATTAAAACTGTTGAGAGATAATGAAAAACAGAGCTGTGTGTCAACATTTCTCCTGTCTTATATTCATCATTCACAATACAAAATGTATCatttaagaaatgaaaaaaatggaagtgaTGAAAACGTTATGaattttttgagtggagggaaaACTTTTACAGTTTCAAACCTTCATGTGACAGATGTAAAGAGGTTTTTGTAAGGTAGAATATAAAAGGCCTgctcaaaaatattaaaatgtcaacTATTCTGGAGCTCTAGAGAAAAGCAGTGATGTTTTAGGTTGATGACACGACACATTTATGAACTGAAAAGGTCTAGAAAATCATCTCAACTTAGAAGCGATTCATAAAATGATCTGAAAGCACAAAACTCCTAAAACAGCCTACCaattatcatattttttatacacTCCTGTGATATTAACAATAATATTCTTATTATAACTATTCCTGGTGAGATATAATCCTGTAGGGAGTCACTGTGTCTTGTTTATTGTATCCTCGTCTACTTCCTGCTTCTGTAAGTGTAGAAATTTCCTGTGAATTCCACTGTGAATGATTTTGACgctggtgcaacatggcggcttTAGGAAGACTTCACTCATTGATTATTGACTGATACCTGAGACTGTATTGATCGTTTTAGATCACtgaaagaaacattttctgctgtgaTGCTGGAAATATCTTCATGTAAcatcatgttgttttgtttctaaaCTCCAGagaattaaattttttttaaaaaaggccagAGAAGACGTGTGACTGGATCTTTATTAATACATAATTACCATTTTactttacagtttaaaaaaacattaaaacaaaactaatttaCTTAAGAACAGTGAGCTTCCACTTCACACCGTTTCTCATCTTTGGTGCCGTCGGGACCTCAGCATCTGGGAAGATAAAAACGATGAGATAatattacaaaaagaaaaaactcctGAAAATGAATCTCCATACATTCCTACTGACTGTTACATGTGTTTGCTCACATGTGGCACAGATCAGATATGCATTGATTCAAATAGTGAGCAAACAGGTCaacataaagaaatataaacatgttttaacacCACACAGCCTGCTAACCTTGTTGTGGAGCTACaggtttctgctgctgctgctgctgctgctgctgctggaaagaAGCCATGATGCTGTTTGCAGTTGAATTTGGCCCAGTGAGCTGAAGAGGAACCAGACGACggttaaacaaaaaaaattgagcattagatagaaacatgtgaaacagcAGATTACTGTGAGTATATTGTTAAATATGACATCATAGTTACCGGGGTTTGGTTGTTCTGCAGGCCCTCTGGCCAAACCTCAGGAACGGCTGCCTCCATCATCTGCAGAGCCTCTTCATACGCCAGCTGAAGCTTCTCAGCCTGTCTGTCAAACTGGAAGAGCACGAGGGCCTTCAGCAGGTTGTGAACTTCCTCTGTAGGAGAGAGGTTGAGAAATAAAGCGAGACATTATCACTGTGAGCTACAGAAAACTGCTCtgagaaggaaataaaaatagttCAAATAGCTCAGATTCTGTGAATGCTGTTTCTCCAAAATAAGACCACATTTCCCATCATCCCTggctgcttcctgtctgtttttacTGCAGTCTCCATAGTGTACATTACAGAACTGTGTACGTACCTCTCATCTTGTCCACAGTGGTGATGATCTCACTCAGAGCGTACATCAGCGCTCTGTCCTCCATCTGACTTCCTTCCTTCAGACTCAGCTTCTTCCTCTCGGCCTTCCGCCGGTTCTTCGATGATCTCCTGCAGACCGAGCGTTCACATTGAACCAGCGTTAAATTAAATCAGGATCAATTATGTTATTTGCAACATGGGATAGAGACTGATTGGCCAGTTagcattattacattattattccatATTTGTGCTGAAACTGCAGCCCTGgcagcaaaaatataaaaacctttacatttaaaaaaaaaaaaagaaacagcgaCAACaagatttgtgtgtttatgttgtgagtgtgtttgtcttaCGAGGAGATGCGGGAGTTACTCTGGGAGTATTTGGAGCCGGTCATCACACTGCTGGCTTCAGAGTAAAGCTCAGCATCAGGACAGTCTGGACCGTCCTCATCTGATGGGAAAGACAGATTTGCTGTAAATGCAGGTTGTCATGGTGATTTTAAGtaaagaatataaacataatcTTTATTATCTTTAGCAGGTATAAAGCTGTTAACATTGGTCTCTCAAAACAAAATGCAGGTTACAAGTGGATTGTAATATGCCGTATTttggagaaaatgtgatttgatACTAAAATTAAATActaaagataataaaataacaataaagctCTTCTACTTGGTGCTGTGAAAACATCCTAACTGCTCAGGACTGTAGAGCCTACAGAGACTGATCTGAATGATTTGTCAGCTGAGTGAACTTCCCTCTCTGCAGGACTTAACCAGCAGGTGCAGATCCAGATCTAGTAGGATTACGATGCTCATCGCCTCGGCAACAGACTATTGTAGCTTCTGCACTCTGACAAATGTCTCTGTAGCCATGAGTCCAAcgcagagagacaaagaaacagCTTCTCTCCTCTTGTCTATCACATCACCCTCTGTACATATCTTATTGAGATATgtacatttctacatacatatttttttattttagactttctccttctctaaattcttatttttcacacttttcgTACGGCCTTAATTGACTATGCAACACTTAATTTCACTACCCATATTGCTTGTGGgtgtgacaaataaaacatttgagtcCTTGAATCCTTAAAAAGATCATTTTGGGtgaagaagacagagacagatttgACATACAATCAAATATACTGGATCAGATTCTACATGTCCTGTTAATTCTGACTTCTTCTCACCCAGCATGTTCAGTCTGGCCTTCTCTTTCTGCTCTCGGACCACAGCCAGACGGGTTCTGTGTCGTGTGAACGTCGCAACCTGAGTCTCCAGGAAGACGGTCTGAGCGCTGACGGCTGACGAAAGACGACATCACAAGACGTTATCACAAAGCaaaagtttctgtttgtttgaatcCTTATTTCATCTCTAGTGTGTTCAGGAATAGAGAAGCATTAATGACGTGAGTGTGAACTGTCCTCACCGTCCAACAGAGCAGGTTTCAGGTTGGTTTCAGTGATGTCCTGCCTGTTGTGCATGTAAATCTgaagcaaacaaagaaaatatctcatataagcttcatgTAAGTCATAAAGAAGAACATAGAAGAAGACGGTGCTCTAGTTGAAGTATTTTTTGTTACATGTTTTGAAATATGCTTAAATTTTATGTTAAACACTTTAGCACATTCTACAAATTGGTAACAGCACCAAAATAATGGTTGTTGGTTATTTCATTTACTGACCAATCGGAGCGCCTCCTCCCAGACTGCACCAGTGATCAGAGCCAAGATGGCCTCCTCACAGTCCTGTTGAAGATAGAAACGTTTAGACCTTCAGCTTCCACAGGCTGCTGCAGATGTCTTAATTTACGATCAAATGTGTGCGTACATGTACAGTTAATGCACAGAATTTTTGTGGATGATGTAGCAGATTTTAACTGAAATCAAACCCTCgaaatgtctgttttgacaTCATCTGTTTGGTTTTGCTCCGGTGACAAACAGTGAGAACTTACTTTGGCGTACTGATCCAACAGCAGAGCAGCTTCTGAGAACCGCCGCTGTTCAGTCAGCTTCTCtacaagagagagaaacagtcaATTATAGGTTTTAAAGGGAAAGTAATCCCGTGTCTAACGAGCTAACcgctatctgtctgtctgacctgtgtctgtctctgtctgactacctgttgtcatggttaccTGCCAGGTCTCTGGCCAGCAGAGCTAACTGGTCTGGCGGCAGCGGCATTTGCTGAGCGACACAGATGGCGTTTCTCCAACTGGAGCTGCTGGCGAACGCCTGCAGGGCGCTGGCTGGCTCGCCGCATCGCCATAGCAACAGGCCGGCCTGCTCTGCCTGTTGCTGCTCCACCAGGTGCTCGGCGTAGGCGCAGCTCAGAGCCTAGAGGTCAAAGGGGGGAAAGTATAGGAGGTCAAAGTCAGGTGAGTGAATCAGGGGTTGATGTTCTTCGGGTTGAGCGGAcgcagctgtgtttgtgtctgtaccTTGTAGTGAGTTTTGTCTGCTGCGTACAGTCGTAGAGCTTCACTGTAGAGTTTCTGCTCCTTCACCAGCTGCACAGCCTCGGGGAAATGTTCCTGTCCTggatataaaaacacaagacatcAGGTTGTGTTTTGAGGACTCTGAAAAGCACAATAATCTCATTTACTACTTATTTTGTCTTCACTTCAGATCTGTTTTGTGAAAGGATCGAGAGAAAGATCAAATGTTTGACACAAAGCTGTATGAGGAATGATTATTATGTTTGGAAAACAGCCGAGTCCTGCAACTGGAAGATCTTCCAGACAAACGGTGTCGAGCTGACAGAGATATTTAGACTGACCGCACTTGCTGAGGTGAAGCAGGGCCTTCCTGTAGCGTTTCAGGTGTTTGTCGATGGTGTAGCGTTGGTAGTTCGGCTCCAGGCTCTTCAGCATGTTTAAAAAGGGAAGGTACTCTTTGGGGTCCTGCAGAGATCGTGGACAATAATTAACAGACATAAACAGATAACATGCTGTCTAATTCATCCACAAATCGCAGCTTAATCATCAGAGTGATTAAAAGATGACGTTGGTGTTTTTGAATATTTGGCTTCCTGGAGTGTTTTAGAAATCcttgtaaaaaaatatgatttgctGTTAATTTGAACAAATTACATGTTAGTGCTTATTAATTTGATATCATCTCAGTATACTTTAATGGCTTGTTTGTGTTTCCcataaacacagaacaaaatTCCCCAATAAGATCAGTAAAGatgcaaaacaaacattgaGAACTAACGCACAACGAAAACTTATTTCTTTTCTCCCGTCAGAGCtgattatttaatttgattttgcaGCATCTTTCTGTGAACGTTAACATATTAATAAGGAAGTTTTTGATATATTTGGTAGCTTAAATTCATCTTGTTTCATATTGGCTCCATCTCTGGTGCTTTGGTGCATAAGTCTGAATATTAACGAGGACAAAATGTTTTGCCATTAAAGCTTCTAGCAGGATACGGAGGTTATAAATATTACAGGTGGTATGTGGAGAGAAATAACTGGATGTCAAAATGTGTCCATTTTAAACCATCAACTGGGTTCAGTAACAACCTCATTAGAATAACTGATCATGAGGATTTCCCTTTTTATCTTTGCTTTAAAGCACTTTTTGACGTTGCGTGAGGTGAagatgtttcctcctcctcctccgctgtCTCGTACCTTCTGGGATTTCTCAGCCACCATGAGCACGAGGTCGAAGTCGTACGTTCCCAGAGAGTGTTCATACAGGTCGTTGACGTTGACGAGAAAGAGGAGGTACTTCAACGCCTCTTCGGCACTCACAGCATTGGGAGCGTCAGGAGGGTTCTCTGgataaatacaaacatacagtataatatacaCAGAGAAAGCTCACTTCTACTCACAATATctgctactgtgtgtgtgttatcataGCTGAGTGAATGGCTGGAGGTCTGCAGGTGTTTCAGATATTCTCACCTCGGAGTTCGTGGACTTTCTGCAGAGCGATCTCAAGTTCAGGAACCGTCTTCTTCACATGAGTCGTCAGTATAGACAGACAGAACCTGGACAGACAATATGATGATTTTATATCACATTACTGCACTATCTACTGTTATATTAATATTCATATATACAGTTAATGTTAATTCATCTGTTTTGTATCTGTGTCATCTGTTGGCACATGTTTAAAGAAtaaaagatacaaacaaaacacagtatCACTGACTTGTTTGGATCCATGGATTCCATGGCGCTCCGTAAAGCATCACACACCACGTCCACCTTCTTCAGCCCAGTGGCAGGCTGGGGCTGGACTGGGTTGCTCTCAGGACGAGGGTACATGGTGCTGGTCGTATCCTCCTCTCTGGAAaccaaagcaaaaacatttataGTCTTAACAAGTAAAATACCAGTTAAACAAGAGCTTTATTGTGTGATAAACGACTCTTACTTGAGCTCAGTGAGGAAGAGGTTGATGTGGTTGATGGAGTTGAGTTGTGTGATGAAGGTCACTATGTTCTCCAGGAAAATCTGCAGGAGGAgacagattttttatttatgtatgtactGGTCAAGGTCAGAAACAGACAGTAGCTTGAGAGAAATCCAGTCTGCAAAATGATTATTACTTCTGACAAGAAAATAAGAAACTTGCACTACATGTTAAACCTTGTTCGTACCTTTGGGTTGTGATCATAAATAAGGTTCAGGTTGATCCTCAGCTTCCTCATGCAATCAAAAGCTTCTTTGAAtctcaaactgaaaaaaggTGACATTTACATGAAGTTACACAGATTatgcttcagtattaaaaaAGGTCAGTGTTGGCCTGTAGGACTGTCACCAAGATTTTGGCTACATTCAATAGTTATGTGACTCTCAACATATCTTGTAAAAAATAAGCAGGTGATATGATGGAAAAATATCAAACTCACCAATCCAACCACTTCCTGAGCTGAGCCAGCACCAGCGCTCGATGATGTACGGTCTCCAAGTTCCCACGCGGCATCTGGACATACagatacaaaaataaatcttgGTCTATTAATGTTATGTACACGCAGTCATAGACAATCACATTTGTTGCGCTGTCGTGGTTTTTATACAGGAAATGTGTTAAGCTGACCTGCAGAATCACTCTGGTGTCTTGCGGCACCACAGTGACGATCCTGGATCCTCTCTCCACCCGCCGCAGCGTCTCGTCGTTCTCACCTCCGTCTGAGGCCAAAGCTGCCTGCAGAGCTGgcggggtcaaaggtcatacAACTCAGCTGCAACACCATCCTCACTACTCATTGCATGCATCTGTTTTGTGACAGGGACTGATTCCCACTCTGGGTTTGTTAATGTACGTGTCcacatgtgtgtgtccatacCTTTGACGCTGAGCGTGCTCAGTTGGAGGCAGCGGCAGGTGTGGGAGTGTGTGGTGATGATGAGGAAGTCGTTGCAAACAGCGAAAGAGGAAACATTGGAGGCGAGCTGAATAAGAAGCAGATATAAACAAAGAGGCACATGGTAAAGATGAATATTTGCTGATCTGTCCAAAGTCAGACCACAAAGTTATGTTGTTACACCAAATTACATCAACATTTTATATGAGCAGATTGCTGCTTTTTACTGGATTTGTTAAATACAGTTGACAGCATACCTCTGTGTCTCCAGCGTACAGGTGGGATCTGTCCGTCAGACCGAGCAGACACTCCTGTAGACAAAAGACACATTCAAGCCTGCACACAATGATTCACAGATTCAGATCCCCACAGGTCTCTAAATGTATTAGAGATCACTCATTATCACCAGGTGTCCTTTGCAGATAGCGCTTTTACTTTCTGAATTcattgttttaatgagtctccAGAATGCAGGTGATGTGTTTCTACCTCTCCGCTGATTCTGCAGAGGGCCGTCTGAACACAAGGAACAGGAAAGTTGATGGTGCATCCACTGAAGTCACGCCAATCCTCCACTGACGGTTCAGGACCgtctacacagaaaaaaaacaaggtaaaCTGATGGATTTTACATGCATATATAGTGACTTTCTCCTCAGCTATAAAAGCAGCTGGATCAACATAcgttcagaaaaataaaactggaaaaaatgGTGGAAAAGCCATTTAATACCAAAGCACATACCTGCTACAAAATCtattaacattagcattaaaacACCTaatacagcagcagaagaagagtgTTGCTAACTGACCATAGAGCAGTTTCCTTATCTGTCCGTCCTCCAGCTGTAGCGCCACAGTGCCGGTCTGGGAGCAGTGAACCATACTGACCACTACACCGGCCACTTCTACCTCAGACCTGAAGcgtaaaaacaaacagctgagtcCTGATTTCAAACACGGCTGCTGAACGATTCAGTTGAACAGATTCAATGCGATTTTTCAGAACACATATGTCGCTGACCTGACAGAGAGGGTGTCAGTGGCGTCCTGAGCGGGgcggagcagcagcagcgtggAGGAGGTCGGCAGCAGACCGGAACTCACGCCCACAAACAGCTCGTCGTCCAGCCACAGCAGCTGCCGCAGGGCCAGAGGCTCCTCCTGGAGAACCGCAACTCTGCAGGAGGAAGAAAGGCAGCGGGAGAGAAACATagtaaacaatgaaaaaataattgacattAAAACGACTTCTAGCATCATTACCCATAAGCTGAATGCCAGTGAGTCTACCTTCACGAGACGACGGTTATTTGCAGTGACATTCAACACAATGCTATTTATTAAAGCTGCCATGACAGCGATTAATTAGGTGAATTTCACAGAGTGAATCAGCTGTAACACTGCAGGAATCAGACAGCCAAGTGTGTATcagccagaaacagcagcaCTGCAGGCTGTTGTGTTACCTGAGGGTTTTCTGGAGGACCAGGGGACTAGACACAGTCCTGAATCCATCTGCTGTTTTTTCAGGCTGTTCTCCTGAACCTGGAACAACACAGAGAGGTTTGTGGGTGAAATAAAGAGGATCAGAAAGTGATATATACCGACTACAAATAGgcacactttgttttttaaactgacaAATGCCAAAGTAAAAAGCTAAATGTCACGATGAACggaaagacaaaagaagacaaaataaaatacatacaataaaagCCAAACTTTGAACCCAAACTGGCCAAAACCCACTAAATAAGGTCTAACAAACTGTTTGACATGGACAAATGagctaaaataaacaaaaaatgttggGTTTGAACTCATCATTCAACTAATTTAATTGCATTCATTCTGATGACCACCTTATTATACAAAGCAATGTATAACCCACCTTGGCTGTAGACTGAGATGTTTCCATCAGCGgtgaatgctgacagctgatTGGTGCGCTGAGGTTTGCAGAGGAAGGTCACCTGGTTGACCGGTGAGGTCAACTGGAGCTCGAACGAACACATGGGAGGAGGAACCACGCACTGCCTGAAGGTCGTCACCAGGATTTTTTCTGA from Thunnus thynnus chromosome 9, fThuThy2.1, whole genome shotgun sequence encodes the following:
- the elp1 gene encoding elongator complex protein 1 isoform X1, with product MRNLKLLKSLRSSELQGPGSPQCFSVRGDTSSLLVASQYSITEFDPRTGQVVSEASLTADGFLPEDGTGLVVGLQDLAELESACLATASGDVVLFNLNTCQLECVGSVDSGLTSMSWSPDEELVVLTTGQETVIMMTKDFEPITEVGIHQDDFGEGKFITVGWGKKETQFHGSEGKQAAQRKNQEVQPAAVWDDRRPRVTWRGDGQLFAVSAVCPQTGARKVRVWNREGVLQATSEPVNGLEQALCWKPSGSLIASTQRHPNKHSVVFMEKNGLLHGDFTLPFSKDQAKVKELLWNNDSTVLAVWLEDMTAGEDGQVNTYIQLWSVGNYHWYLKQSLEFGRDPQKAPVCVCWDPERPLRLHVVTRSWTSVSYDWGWTTDRSPGLDAADNANVAVIDGEKILVTTFRQCVVPPPMCSFELQLTSPVNQVTFLCKPQRTNQLSAFTADGNISVYSQGSGEQPEKTADGFRTVSSPLVLQKTLRVAVLQEEPLALRQLLWLDDELFVGVSSGLLPTSSTLLLLRPAQDATDTLSVRSEVEVAGVVVSMVHCSQTGTVALQLEDGQIRKLLYDGPEPSVEDWRDFSGCTINFPVPCVQTALCRISGEECLLGLTDRSHLYAGDTELASNVSSFAVCNDFLIITTHSHTCRCLQLSTLSVKALQAALASDGGENDETLRRVERGSRIVTVVPQDTRVILQMPRGNLETVHHRALVLAQLRKWLDCLRFKEAFDCMRKLRINLNLIYDHNPKIFLENIVTFITQLNSINHINLFLTELKEEDTTSTMYPRPESNPVQPQPATGLKKVDVVCDALRSAMESMDPNKFCLSILTTHVKKTVPELEIALQKVHELRENPPDAPNAVSAEEALKYLLFLVNVNDLYEHSLGTYDFDLVLMVAEKSQKDPKEYLPFLNMLKSLEPNYQRYTIDKHLKRYRKALLHLSKCGQEHFPEAVQLVKEQKLYSEALRLYAADKTHYKALSCAYAEHLVEQQQAEQAGLLLWRCGEPASALQAFASSSSWRNAICVAQQMPLPPDQLALLARDLAEKLTEQRRFSEAALLLDQYAKDCEEAILALITGAVWEEALRLIYMHNRQDITETNLKPALLDAVSAQTVFLETQVATFTRHRTRLAVVREQKEKARLNMLDEDGPDCPDAELYSEASSVMTGSKYSQSNSRISSRSSKNRRKAERKKLSLKEGSQMEDRALMYALSEIITTVDKMREEVHNLLKALVLFQFDRQAEKLQLAYEEALQMMEAAVPEVWPEGLQNNQTPLTGPNSTANSIMASFQQQQQQQQQQKPVAPQQDAEVPTAPKMRNGVKWKLTVLK
- the elp1 gene encoding elongator complex protein 1 isoform X2 translates to MRNLKLLKSLRSSELQGPGSPQCFSVRGDTSSLLVASQYSITEFDPRTGQVVSEASLTADGFLPEDGTGLVVGLQDLAELESACLATASGDVVLFNLNTCQLECVGSVDSGLTSMSWSPDEELVVLTTGQETVIMMTKDFEPITEVGIHQDDFGEGKFITVGWGKKETQFHGSEGKQAAQRKNQEVQPAAVWDDRRPRVTWRGDGQLFAVSAVCPQTGARKVRVWNREGVLQATSEPVNGLEQALCWKPSGSLIASTQRHPNKHSVVFMEKNGLLHGDFTLPFSKDQAKVKELLWNNDSTVLAVWLEDMTAGEDGQVNTYIQLWSVGNYHWYLKQSLEFGRDPQKAPVCVCWDPERPLRLHVVTRSWTSVSYDWGWTTDRSPGLDAADNANVAVIDGEKILVTTFRQCVVPPPMCSFELQLTSPVNQVTFLCKPQRTNQLSAFTADGNISVYSQGSGEQPEKTADGFRTVSSPLVLQKTLRVAVLQEEPLALRQLLWLDDELFVGVSSGLLPTSSTLLLLRPAQDATDTLSVRSEVEVAGVVVSMVHCSQTGTVALQLEDGQIRKLLYDGPEPSVEDWRDFSGCTINFPVPCVQTALCRISGEECLLGLTDRSHLYAGDTELASNVSSFAVCNDFLIITTHSHTCRCLQLSTLSVKALQAALASDGGENDETLRRVERGSRIVTVVPQDTRVILQMPRGNLETVHHRALVLAQLRKWLDSLRFKEAFDCMRKLRINLNLIYDHNPKIFLENIVTFITQLNSINHINLFLTELKEEDTTSTMYPRPESNPVQPQPATGLKKVDVVCDALRSAMESMDPNKFCLSILTTHVKKTVPELEIALQKVHELRENPPDAPNAVSAEEALKYLLFLVNVNDLYEHSLGTYDFDLVLMVAEKSQKDPKEYLPFLNMLKSLEPNYQRYTIDKHLKRYRKALLHLSKCGQEHFPEAVQLVKEQKLYSEALRLYAADKTHYKALSCAYAEHLVEQQQAEQAGLLLWRCGEPASALQAFASSSSWRNAICVAQQMPLPPDQLALLARDLAEKLTEQRRFSEAALLLDQYAKDCEEAILALITGAVWEEALRLIYMHNRQDITETNLKPALLDAVSAQTVFLETQVATFTRHRTRLAVVREQKEKARLNMLDEDGPDCPDAELYSEASSVMTGSKYSQSNSRISSRSSKNRRKAERKKLSLKEGSQMEDRALMYALSEIITTVDKMREEVHNLLKALVLFQFDRQAEKLQLAYEEALQMMEAAVPEVWPEGLQNNQTPLTGPNSTANSIMASFQQQQQQQQQQKPVAPQQDAEVPTAPKMRNGVKWKLTVLK